The Streptomyces tubercidicus DNA segment CGCTCTTCCATCGCTTCGAGCAGGGACGCCTGGGTTTTGGGAGGCGTGCGGTTGATCTCGTCGGCGAGCAGGAGGTTGGTGAAGACGGGGCCCGGCTGGAAGGAGAACTCGGCGCTGCGGGCGTCGTAGACCAGCGAGCCGGTGATATCGCTCGGCATCAGGTCGGGGGTGAACTGGACGCGCTTGGTGTCGAGTTCGAGAGCGGCCGACAGCGCGCGAACGAGCAGGGTTTTGGCGACCCCGGGGGCGCCTTCCAGGAGTACGTGACCGCGGCAGAGGAGGGCGACGACCAAGCCGGTGACGGCGGGGTCCTGGCCTACAACGGCCTTGGCTATCTCGGTGCGCAGCTCCTCCAGGGAGGCTCGGGCGCTGTCAGCGGTCGGGGTGCTCACGGGGGGCGTGCCTCTCTTGGGAAACGATCGAGGATTCGAGTGCGTCGAGTTGGTCGGCCAGGTGGACCAGGGCCTTGTCGTCCGCGGGGGCCGCGCCGAAGAGCAGGTCAGGAAGGTCTGCGTCGCCGCCGGGGGTGGTGGTCAAGTGGGCGTGAAGGGCCGGAAGAAGGACATCGGGGGTGTGGGCGTGTGTCGGGGAGACGCCGAGGAGGGGGGCGAGTCGTGTGCGGGTCGCGGAGCGCAGCACGGCTGCAGCCCGGTCGCGGGCGTGGGCCTGCTCGTAGAGGCGGGCATGGCCCTCGGTGGTTTCGGCGGCAGGGACGGTGACGGGGAGCTTCTCCGCCACCAGCGGGCCGAGGCGACGGGCGCGCCACACGGCCGCGAGGGCGGCGGCAAAGGCGAGTTGCAGCAGGGCCCAGTACCAGCCGGACGGGATGAGATCGAGGAAGTCGCGCCGGCTGTCCTGAGCGGCGGACGGATCGCTGATCGAGGGGAGGTACCAGACCAGATGTTTGTGCGTACCGAGGAGTTGAAGGGCCAGCGAGGCGTTGCCGTGTTCGGCGAGGTGGTGGTTGTAGAGGAAGTCGGGGGAGCCGAGGAGCACGGTGTCGCGGCCGGTCCGGGGGGCCGGCAGGCGCAGCAGGGTGGGCCGGTTGTCGCTGAGGTAGCAGCGATCGGTGCCTGGGGTAGAGGTGTCGTAACTTCGGCCGCCCAGGAGGGCGTTGCCCGCGCGTCGGGCCTCCGGGAGGGAACAGGAGGGTTGACGAGCCGAGATGCGGGCCGGGGAATCCGTCCGGACGCCGGGGGCGAAGGTTTCGAGGGACGAGGAGTCGGGGGTGAGGAGGACGGTACGGCCGGGGGTGTGGGCGGTCGCGGAGTGCAGTCCCGTCAGCTGACCTTGGGTCAGCATGTCGGGGCTGGTGACCAGGAGGGTGGTGCCAGGGCCGGCTGCGGCGGCGGCTTCCTCGGAGGTGGTGACGACCTGGGTGGAGACGCCCTGAGAGGACAGGAGTTGGGCGATGGCCCGGCTTCCGGTCCGGTCGGCGGACCGGGGGTCGAGCCGGCCGTGCTGTTCGCCGGACTGCAGGGCCGCGATCACCACGCCGCTGATGACGAGCAGGAGGAGCGCGAGCAGCGGTCCGCGGAACCGGGTCCACAGGCTGCGCACGGTGGGGGAGAGCGCGGGAGCGTCCGGGGCGGCCGTGGTCATCCGCGGCTCCTGGTCGGTGTGGTGGCCAGGTCGGGCTTGGCGTGTTGCAGGTCGGTGTCGAGGCTGGTCAGGAGGGCGTACGCCGGTTCCGTGCCGGGGCGGCCGCCATATGTGACGTCGTCGAAGGTGCGTGCTGCCGTACGCAGCCGGTCGGCGTGTGCGGGGAGTGCCCAACCTGCCTCGGTGGCTGCCTCGTCGGCGGTGCGGCCCGGTCCGGGGGTGAGCAGTGTCCGTTCTTCGAGGGCGAGAACGATGGCGCGCATGCGGTCCTGGATCGCCTCGTTCCAGTGGCCCTCGGCGGCGTGCCGGTCGGCGGCCGCTCGGTGTTCGGCGGCGGTGCGGGGGGTGTCGGAGAACAGCGCGCCGCTTGTGGCCGGAGTGCGGCGCATCGCCCCGAGTCGCACCCGGAGGGCGACCAGGAGCAGCAGGACGAACACGGCGATGGCGAGCAGCCCGATCCAGCCGCCCGGTGTGGTGTCGGCGGCCGCGTTGAGGAGGTCGTTGACGCGTTCCCAGAGCCAACCGAGGGCGCGCTGGATCGGGTTGGGGTCGTGCTGGTGGTACCGAGGATCGGACAGCTCACGCTCGGCCGCCTCCTGGGCGGGGAGGCGTGGAGTCCGCACCGGTATGTCGTCGTCGGGGCGCGCCATGAGTTGTCCGAGCGCGGCCCCGTTCCCCCCTGTGGTCACCGCATCAGCTTCCCGGTGTGGTGTTGTCGGGGTGTTGTCCGGGGGCGTCGGACGGGGTGGCCTGGGCCGGGGCGTCCTCGCCGGCTATGGCCGTGGGCGTGGTGCCTGTGGCGGTGGCCTCCGTGCCGGAGCCGCCCGTCTCGGAGCGTTTTGCCGCGGTGCCGTCGGTGCCGTCCGTGGCAGAGCTGTCGGTAGGCGTCCCGTCTGCCGGGGTGTCAGCGGCGGTCGGGGTGGCCGGCGCTGGTGCGTAGCCCGCGGTCGGGCTCGTGGCTGTGGGAGCCGGGGACGCCGTGGGGGTGTCGGCGCCGTAGCCGGGGAGGCCGGCGGCGCGCGCGAGTTCGAGGTCGAGAGCCTCGCGGCGGATGCGCTGGTCCATGTACAGGAGCGCGGTGATGCCGGCGCTGATCGGGAAGGTGATGGTGGAGCTGATGACGGCTCCGAGGCCCAGCACGATCAGGAACGACCAGCCGGTGGTGTTGCTGGTGCCGTTCGCCCAGTCCATGAGGCTCTCGCCGCCGACGAGGAAGGCGACGAGGGTGGCCGGGATCTGGATGATGAACTGGACGATGCCGATGAGGAGGTAGGCGAGGAGCTGGGTGCCCAGCACGCGCCACCAGGCGCCGCGTACGAGCTTCGCGGACCGGCGCATCGCGGTGATGACGCCCTGCTTCTCCAGCATCAGCGCGGGGGAAGCGAGGCTGTAGCGGACCCACAGCCAGACGGTCACGAGGGTGGCGGCCAGTCCGCCGAACAGGGCGAGGAGCAGTCCTGCCTCCGGGGAGCCCGTGGCGAGGAGGATGACGCCGGGTGCCACGCCGACCGTGAGGATGGCCATGAGAAGCAGGGGGAGCAGAACGAGCAGGCCGAGCAGGCGCGGGAGCTGGGGGCGCGCATCGCGCCAGGCTTCCCCGGCGG contains these protein-coding regions:
- a CDS encoding DUF4350 domain-containing protein produces the protein MTTAAPDAPALSPTVRSLWTRFRGPLLALLLLVISGVVIAALQSGEQHGRLDPRSADRTGSRAIAQLLSSQGVSTQVVTTSEEAAAAAGPGTTLLVTSPDMLTQGQLTGLHSATAHTPGRTVLLTPDSSSLETFAPGVRTDSPARISARQPSCSLPEARRAGNALLGGRSYDTSTPGTDRCYLSDNRPTLLRLPAPRTGRDTVLLGSPDFLYNHHLAEHGNASLALQLLGTHKHLVWYLPSISDPSAAQDSRRDFLDLIPSGWYWALLQLAFAAALAAVWRARRLGPLVAEKLPVTVPAAETTEGHARLYEQAHARDRAAAVLRSATRTRLAPLLGVSPTHAHTPDVLLPALHAHLTTTPGGDADLPDLLFGAAPADDKALVHLADQLDALESSIVSQERHAPREHPDR
- a CDS encoding DUF4129 domain-containing protein, with the translated sequence MTTGGNGAALGQLMARPDDDIPVRTPRLPAQEAAERELSDPRYHQHDPNPIQRALGWLWERVNDLLNAAADTTPGGWIGLLAIAVFVLLLLVALRVRLGAMRRTPATSGALFSDTPRTAAEHRAAADRHAAEGHWNEAIQDRMRAIVLALEERTLLTPGPGRTADEAATEAGWALPAHADRLRTAARTFDDVTYGGRPGTEPAYALLTSLDTDLQHAKPDLATTPTRSRG
- a CDS encoding DUF7544 domain-containing protein, encoding MNNTPGWASPGSTPSDEPARGTQEEPTQADPTGPAGQSSPPNWSKDQPPAGQWSAPSGIPTQGGPHGQPGHSTAGDRARAASHGYGGPGWGGTPGPGMQPPWGGAWAPAPQAAKPGVIPLRPLAVGEILDGAVATMRAHWRTVLGISLIVAVVAQTAVTVVTGLWFQDARQPSLSSDNLPPLRETLRQLGNSLAATGITSAIGLLATLIATGLLTMVVSRAVLGRPVTAGEAWRDARPQLPRLLGLLVLLPLLLMAILTVGVAPGVILLATGSPEAGLLLALFGGLAATLVTVWLWVRYSLASPALMLEKQGVITAMRRSAKLVRGAWWRVLGTQLLAYLLIGIVQFIIQIPATLVAFLVGGESLMDWANGTSNTTGWSFLIVLGLGAVISSTITFPISAGITALLYMDQRIRREALDLELARAAGLPGYGADTPTASPAPTATSPTAGYAPAPATPTAADTPADGTPTDSSATDGTDGTAAKRSETGGSGTEATATGTTPTAIAGEDAPAQATPSDAPGQHPDNTTPGS